The Natranaerobius trueperi genome window below encodes:
- a CDS encoding HD-GYP domain-containing protein: MIGEFTISLFDISMSLTDAMDLVSPNVVDHHKKVSYISLNIGKEYGLDDNRLEELVLAGLLHDSGALSDKERIDNLRFELEKPHRHAEVGFQLLKDLPYFKDIAKMIRYHHVPWNQQNQYSNNDILIESQILHLADRLSVLIEDDSNVLTQKDKIISLINKEKGGLFDPKLVDALESLAIKEYFWLDITHPALGERLLLKNSDNYNYELGIDELMEVSKSFRRIIDLSSSFTATHSDGVAITAKNIASRVGFSDFECKMMEIAGYLHDLGKLAIPNKVLDKPGKLDEDEFDLMKNHTYYTFRSLERVPELSVINTWASLHHERLDGKGYPFHYCERNLPLGSKIMAVADVFTAITEERPYRTGMSKDKVIKILKEMSETKKLDQYIVDIVIKDFDYFDQIRKKAQQQDENIMI; the protein is encoded by the coding sequence ATGATAGGTGAATTCACGATATCGTTATTTGATATAAGTATGAGTTTAACTGACGCAATGGATTTAGTTAGTCCTAATGTTGTTGATCATCATAAAAAAGTGTCCTATATCTCTTTAAATATAGGAAAAGAATATGGTTTAGATGATAACAGACTCGAAGAGCTAGTTTTAGCAGGACTTCTTCATGACAGTGGTGCTTTATCAGACAAGGAAAGAATAGATAATTTACGTTTTGAATTAGAAAAACCCCACCGTCATGCTGAAGTTGGTTTTCAATTATTAAAAGACTTACCGTACTTTAAAGATATTGCGAAAATGATTAGATATCATCATGTACCTTGGAACCAACAAAACCAATATAGTAACAATGATATCTTAATTGAAAGTCAAATTCTTCATTTAGCTGACAGGTTAAGTGTTTTAATAGAAGATGATAGTAATGTCTTAACCCAAAAAGATAAGATTATAAGTTTAATTAATAAAGAAAAGGGAGGACTTTTCGATCCTAAACTAGTAGATGCCCTTGAGTCTTTAGCAATAAAAGAATATTTTTGGTTGGATATAACTCATCCTGCTTTAGGGGAAAGGTTATTACTAAAAAATAGTGATAACTACAATTATGAGCTAGGAATAGATGAATTGATGGAAGTTTCAAAATCATTTCGCCGTATCATCGATCTGAGCAGTTCTTTTACAGCTACTCATTCAGATGGTGTAGCTATTACTGCAAAAAACATAGCATCAAGAGTAGGCTTTTCAGATTTTGAATGCAAAATGATGGAGATTGCCGGATATTTACATGATTTAGGGAAATTAGCTATACCTAATAAAGTGTTAGATAAACCCGGTAAGCTAGATGAAGATGAGTTTGATTTAATGAAAAACCACACATATTACACATTTCGATCATTAGAACGTGTTCCAGAATTATCCGTTATAAATACTTGGGCTTCTTTACATCATGAACGTTTAGATGGCAAAGGATACCCGTTTCACTATTGTGAAAGAAATTTACCATTAGGGAGTAAGATCATGGCAGTTGCAGATGTGTTTACTGCTATTACGGAAGAACGTCCATATCGAACAGGTATGTCTAAAGACAAAGTTATAAAAATACTAAAAGAAATGAGTGAAACCAAAAAGCTAGATCAATATATTGTAGATATCGTTATTAAGGATTTTGATTATTTCGACCAAATTAGAAAAAAGGCTCAACAACAAGATGAGAACATAATGATATAA
- a CDS encoding ABC1 kinase family protein, which produces MFKRRIRQLNRYREIVATFTKHGFGFLIEELGLHHMLSLPGRLLKDNKPQEPKPVGVRLRYAFEELGPTFIKLGQLLSTRPDIFPEHIIRELDKLQDHVDAFTYDYVKEIIEQEFETSIDNIFKNVNYKPLAAASIGQVHTAQLKSGHEAVVKIQRPGITSIVETDLEILSDLVSLAELRFQFVSQYNLKEIVQEFSTSIRKELNYTLEARNTVKFKNIFKDNKDIYIPEIYWDYTTKRVITMELVNGTKLKNVMKESTNHDKKTVAKKLTESFLEQVFMEGFFHGDPHPGNFIIKNNGSIAFTDFGIVGQLTPEMKNRFASLMISVIRQDVDGIVKNIMKIGFLPDDVNINRLKRDVMIVRDKYYHLPLKQMSLGEAIEDFFDLAFRHKIQIPSDLTLLGKTFLTLEGVVKELDSDISIVEIAEPFGHKMVKDKFSPENIWDSLTNNIKDYGEMMFELPGEIRELMSVLKKGKGTLEIKVPQFDTLLKKLDRIGNRLAFSIVLLAFSIIMSGLIIGSSVSDRASVIWQVPAVEVGFIIAMFMFLWLLFSIFRSGRF; this is translated from the coding sequence ATGTTTAAACGGAGAATTAGGCAATTAAACCGCTACCGGGAAATTGTAGCTACTTTTACAAAACATGGGTTTGGATTCTTGATAGAAGAATTAGGCCTACACCATATGTTATCATTACCGGGTCGATTGTTAAAAGATAACAAACCACAAGAACCTAAACCAGTTGGAGTAAGACTTCGCTATGCATTTGAAGAATTAGGTCCGACTTTCATCAAACTTGGTCAACTATTAAGTACAAGACCGGATATTTTTCCAGAACATATAATCAGAGAATTAGATAAGTTACAAGACCATGTAGATGCTTTTACCTATGACTATGTTAAGGAAATCATTGAACAAGAATTCGAGACTTCTATAGATAATATCTTCAAAAATGTTAACTATAAACCTTTAGCAGCTGCGTCGATTGGTCAAGTCCATACGGCGCAGCTTAAATCGGGTCATGAAGCTGTAGTTAAAATACAAAGGCCAGGGATCACTTCAATTGTAGAAACAGATTTAGAAATATTATCAGATTTAGTTAGTCTTGCAGAACTTAGGTTTCAATTCGTATCTCAATATAATCTGAAAGAAATTGTACAAGAATTTAGTACATCAATAAGAAAGGAGTTAAATTACACATTAGAAGCTAGAAATACAGTGAAGTTTAAAAACATTTTTAAAGATAATAAAGATATTTACATACCTGAAATTTACTGGGACTATACAACTAAAAGAGTTATTACAATGGAACTAGTAAACGGAACCAAGTTAAAAAATGTTATGAAAGAATCAACTAATCATGATAAAAAGACGGTAGCAAAAAAGCTAACTGAATCTTTTCTTGAACAAGTCTTTATGGAGGGGTTCTTTCATGGAGATCCTCACCCCGGAAACTTTATAATTAAAAATAATGGAAGTATAGCGTTCACTGATTTTGGGATAGTTGGACAACTCACCCCTGAAATGAAAAATCGCTTTGCTTCACTAATGATATCTGTAATCAGGCAGGATGTTGATGGAATAGTAAAGAATATCATGAAAATAGGATTTCTTCCAGATGATGTAAATATTAATAGGTTAAAGCGAGATGTAATGATTGTAAGAGATAAGTATTATCATTTACCATTAAAGCAGATGAGTTTAGGAGAAGCTATAGAAGATTTTTTTGATCTAGCTTTTAGACATAAAATACAAATCCCATCAGACTTGACTCTTTTAGGTAAGACTTTTCTCACTTTAGAAGGAGTAGTTAAAGAATTAGACTCAGATATAAGTATAGTTGAAATAGCTGAACCTTTCGGTCATAAAATGGTTAAAGACAAGTTCAGCCCCGAAAACATATGGGATTCTTTGACTAATAATATTAAAGATTATGGGGAGATGATGTTTGAACTTCCCGGAGAAATAAGAGAATTAATGAGTGTTTTAAAAAAGGGAAAAGGTACTCTTGAAATTAAAGTGCCACAATTTGATACATTGCTAAAAAAACTTGACAGGATTGGAAACCGGCTGGCATTTAGTATTGTATTATTAGCATTTAGTATTATTATGTCTGGTCTAATAATAGGATCTTCTGTAAGTGATCGAGCATCAGTAATTTGGCAAGTTCCTGCTGTAGAGGTTGGTTTTATAATTGCAATGTTTATGTTTTTGTGGTTGTTATTTTCAATATTTAGATCAGGAAGGTTTTGA
- a CDS encoding phasin family protein, protein MKNLVKKSFAFGLGLAITSKEQIETMVDDLVKKGEVAPEESKRVIDQMLERGEDERERLMHMIKEQVQQNLRELDTASRDEVEEIKSRLSLLEKKVDKIEYQRNKDDSEE, encoded by the coding sequence ATGAAAAATTTAGTTAAGAAAAGTTTTGCCTTTGGCCTAGGGTTGGCGATAACGAGTAAAGAACAAATTGAAACAATGGTTGATGATTTGGTAAAAAAGGGAGAAGTAGCTCCCGAAGAATCCAAAAGGGTTATTGATCAAATGTTAGAACGTGGTGAGGACGAAAGAGAACGATTAATGCATATGATTAAGGAGCAAGTACAACAAAATTTAAGAGAGTTAGATACTGCCTCAAGAGATGAAGTAGAAGAAATTAAAAGTAGATTAAGTCTACTAGAAAAAAAGGTAGATAAGATCGAATACCAAAGAAATAAAGATGATAGTGAAGAATAA
- the tdh gene encoding L-threonine 3-dehydrogenase, translating to MKTTMKALVKANRGEGAELREVPIPSPKEDEVLVKVTATAICGTDIHIYKWDNWSDGRIKPPLTFGHEFCGEIVETGSKVTDLEVGTRVTAEGHFVCGSCYFCKTGQAHICEDVEIIGVDTEGCFAEYLVVPRENVWVLDPKIPEDVAAIHDPLGNAVHATLIDEIVGNDVLITGCGPIGLASIAVAKKAGASQVIVTDINSYRLSLAKEMGADLALNPQENNVVEEVMKNTQNQGVDVLLEMAGHNTAINDGLKALKGGGWVSFLGIPGGQTQIDLADGIIFKGAKAYGINGRLMYDTWYKMHKLLKGGLIEDLEPLITHKFSLDEYEKAFELAKQGNTGKIILYP from the coding sequence TTGAAAACCACGATGAAAGCTTTAGTTAAAGCTAATAGAGGTGAAGGTGCCGAACTCAGAGAAGTTCCTATCCCATCACCAAAAGAAGACGAAGTTCTTGTTAAAGTTACTGCTACAGCAATCTGTGGTACAGACATTCATATCTATAAATGGGACAATTGGTCTGATGGCAGAATCAAACCACCACTTACATTTGGTCATGAATTCTGTGGCGAAATAGTTGAAACTGGTAGTAAAGTTACTGATTTAGAGGTTGGTACTAGAGTTACAGCAGAAGGTCATTTTGTTTGCGGAAGTTGTTATTTTTGTAAGACTGGTCAAGCTCATATCTGCGAAGATGTTGAAATCATTGGTGTAGACACGGAAGGTTGTTTTGCAGAATATTTAGTTGTTCCAAGAGAAAATGTGTGGGTTTTAGACCCTAAAATTCCTGAAGATGTTGCTGCAATTCATGATCCATTAGGTAACGCAGTGCATGCAACTCTTATTGATGAAATAGTAGGTAATGATGTCTTAATTACTGGATGTGGTCCTATCGGCCTAGCATCAATTGCAGTTGCAAAAAAAGCAGGAGCTTCTCAAGTAATAGTCACTGATATTAACAGTTACAGACTTTCTTTAGCAAAAGAAATGGGTGCTGATTTAGCGCTAAACCCACAAGAAAATAACGTAGTAGAAGAAGTAATGAAAAACACTCAAAATCAAGGTGTTGATGTACTTTTAGAAATGGCTGGACACAACACAGCTATAAATGATGGACTCAAAGCTTTAAAAGGTGGCGGATGGGTTTCTTTCCTTGGTATCCCAGGAGGGCAAACCCAGATTGATTTAGCTGATGGTATAATTTTCAAAGGTGCTAAAGCTTACGGTATAAACGGGCGATTAATGTACGATACTTGGTATAAGATGCACAAATTACTTAAAGGTGGCTTAATTGAAGATTTAGAACCACTTATTACTCACAAGTTTTCTTTAGACGAGTATGAAAAGGCTTTTGAGTTAGCAAAACAAGGGAATACTGGAAAGATCATTCTTTATCCTTAA
- a CDS encoding glycine C-acetyltransferase: MSSNKHLDFIENDLNELKEKGLYKNIKTIESPQGAWVNIKGKKVLNFCSNNYLGMANHPRVTDAAKNAIKDYGVGPGAVRTIAGDMDIHQKLEKKLAEFKGVEAALSVQSGFKANLSAIPSLVGKGDTIISDALNHASIIDGSRLSRAEIKVYSHNDVNELEEILKQNPPGKKLIITDGVFSMDGDIAPLPEIVELAEKYGAMTLVDDAHGEGVLGDSGKGIVDHFGLHGRVDVEVGTFSKALGVMGGCIAGSKQIVEYIKQKARPFTFSSALTVPDTAATLEAINILSESDELVLKLWDNAEYFKQGVRDLGLDTGGSETPITPVMIGDAKDATTFSERLFKEDVFAQAIGFPLVPQGQARIRAMISAAHSKEDLDFALDKFAKVGKEMNLI; this comes from the coding sequence ATGTCATCAAATAAGCATTTAGATTTTATTGAGAATGATTTAAATGAACTTAAAGAAAAAGGTCTTTACAAAAACATAAAGACAATTGAAAGTCCACAAGGTGCATGGGTAAATATTAAAGGAAAAAAAGTTTTAAATTTCTGTTCTAATAACTACTTAGGAATGGCTAACCATCCAAGGGTAACCGATGCAGCTAAAAATGCTATAAAAGACTATGGTGTAGGACCTGGTGCTGTAAGAACTATTGCAGGTGATATGGACATACATCAAAAACTAGAAAAAAAGTTAGCTGAGTTCAAAGGTGTAGAAGCTGCACTTTCAGTCCAGTCAGGGTTTAAAGCGAACCTTTCTGCCATTCCTTCTCTTGTTGGCAAAGGAGACACTATAATTAGTGATGCATTAAACCACGCTAGTATTATTGATGGTAGTAGGTTGAGTAGAGCAGAAATTAAAGTTTATTCTCATAACGATGTAAATGAATTAGAAGAAATTTTAAAACAAAATCCACCGGGCAAAAAGCTAATCATCACAGACGGTGTTTTCAGTATGGATGGTGACATTGCTCCACTACCTGAAATTGTCGAACTAGCAGAAAAATATGGAGCTATGACTTTAGTTGATGACGCTCACGGTGAAGGTGTGCTTGGTGATAGTGGAAAAGGTATTGTAGATCATTTTGGTCTTCATGGTAGAGTAGATGTTGAAGTTGGTACTTTTTCAAAGGCATTAGGAGTAATGGGCGGTTGTATAGCAGGAAGTAAACAAATAGTAGAGTATATCAAACAAAAAGCTAGACCTTTTACTTTCAGTTCTGCTCTAACTGTGCCTGATACCGCTGCAACCCTAGAGGCAATTAACATCCTATCTGAAAGTGATGAATTAGTTCTTAAACTTTGGGATAATGCTGAATACTTCAAACAGGGTGTAAGGGATCTTGGTTTAGACACTGGTGGTTCAGAAACACCTATCACTCCTGTAATGATCGGAGATGCAAAAGATGCAACTACTTTCAGTGAACGCTTATTCAAAGAAGATGTCTTTGCTCAAGCAATTGGTTTTCCATTAGTACCTCAGGGTCAAGCACGTATAAGAGCAATGATTTCAGCTGCACATAGCAAAGAGGATTTAGATTTCGCTCTTGATAAGTTCGCAAAGGTAGGTAAAGAAATGAATTTAATTTAA